A single window of Aspergillus flavus chromosome 4, complete sequence DNA harbors:
- a CDS encoding anaphase-promoting complex, Cdc16 subunit (cell division cycle) gives MEKFLRSWRQDALNRGQHDAAVYIGDKVLALTNSDSDAFWLAQVHFSNNNFTRALALLSRKDLIPRSTACRYLAAHCYIKQNQFEQALSILGDHNPTHLIRSNNNSNSRRKLQHLNSQSHVTLRNGKTTASRIDRGEEREREDASNIRFEAAMCYLRGLCFAKQNAFDRARDCYKDAVRIDVQCFEAFDQLMKNSLMSPAEELEFLESLDFDSISSPDPSVSQEAAHFTKMLYTTRLSKYSSPAILSDATETLSTHYNLSENPDILLSRAEALYTQCRFAEALELTSSILSTSQSSTALTATTASIPAQNHLGHAPAVYPLHLACLYETGATNALFLLSHTLADHAPEESYTYLAIGVYYLSVSKVAEARRFFSKASLLDPHSAPAWIGFAHTFAAEGEHDQAIAAYSTAARLFQGSHLPQLFLGMQHLALNNMSLAHEYLSAAYAMSTGATSGSVPALPPTPSTGASSLGGDPLVLNELGVVLYHQNHLEPAVKLFRQALSLAASLNCEPGAWVATRANLGHALRRIGRFTEALVEFDECLRIGAAGASFGYTPFLGGSGGNASGAASSGVGGYEDRGLIGSLHTARGLVLLELSRTVEAVTALHEAVRVLGASGGGDAAAGAGVAGTLLSRALEIWALEGNEAEPMLSEEVSRAGSGSRSSNRSSRDKGKGKVARRRAIPEEPYSEEWTDEVAQVDSHNLRGGSETLEDKVEMELDDEADGLLRQAMSRVRGGRSRRRPMLSPEVEASDTPEPAAGRRRGSRTLRTNARQ, from the exons ATGGAGAAATTCCTTCGCTCCTGGCGGCAGGATGCGTTGAACCGTGGCCAGCATGATGCGGCAGTCTACATCGGTGACAAAGTGCTCGCGTTAACTA ACAGCGACTCGGATGCCTTTTGGTTGGCTCAAGTACATTTCTCGAATAACAACTTCACCCGAGCTTTGGCTCTCCTATCACGGAAGGATTTGATCCCCAGAAGTACCGCCTGTCGCTACTTGGCCGCGCATTGTTATATAAAGCAAAACCAGTTTGAACAGGCTCTATCAATACTCGGCGACCACAACCCGACTCATCTGATCCGCAGCAACAATAATAGTAACAGCCGTCGCAAGCTGCAGCATCTAAATAGCCAAAGCCATGTCACTTTACGCAACGGAAAAACCACCGCTTCGCGGATCGATCGCGGCGAAGAGCGAGAGCGGGAGGATGCAAGTAACATTCGTTTTGAGGCCGCAATGTGCTATTTGAGAGGGCTTTGCTTTGCCAAACAGAATGCGTTTGATCGCGCTCGTGATTGCTACAAGGATGCTGTGCGCATTGATGTCCAATGCTTCGAGGCGTTCGATCAATTGATGAAGAACTCGCTAATGTCACCTGCGGAGGAGCTCGAATTTTTGGAATCACTTGACTTTGACTCTATCTCCAGTCCGGACCCATCTGTGTCTCAGGAAGCCGCTCATTTCACGAAGATGCTCTATACCACCCGACTATCAAAATACTCGTCCCCTGCAATTCTTTCCGACGCAACCGAAACACTGTCCACGCACTACAACCTCTCTGAGAATCCGGATATACTGCTTTCACGCGCAGAGGCCCTGTATACCCAATGCCGCTTCGCAGAAGCGCTAGAGCTGACTTCGTCGATTTTGTCGACCTCCCAGTCGTCCACGGCGCTAACAGCGACGACAGCCTCCATTCCAGCCCAGAACCATCTGGGTCATGCGCCTGCCGTGTATCCCTTACATCTGGCATGCTTATATGAAACTGGCGCCACCAATGCGCtattccttctctctcacaCGTTGGCGGATCATGCTCCAGAAGAGTCTTATACCTACCTAGCCATTGGTGTCTACTATCTATCTGTTTCTAAAGTAGCGGAAGCCCGACGATTTTTCTCGAAGGCATCTCTGCTAGATCCTCATTCAGCGCCAGCATGGATTGGCTTTGCTCACACCTTCGCTGCTGAAGGAGAGCATGATCAAGCTATCGCGGCTTATAGTACGGCGGCCCGACTCTTCCAGGGAAGTCATTTGCCGCAACTGTTTCTCGGCATGCAGCATTTAGCCTTGAATAACATGTCGCTCGCCCACGAATACTTGTCCGCAGCCTATGCAATGTCGACGGGCGCAACGTCTGGCTCGGTTCCCGCTCTCCCTCCTACCCCATCCACTGGAGCGTCCTCCCTGGGCGGCGATCCGTTGGTACTCAATGAGTTGGGTGTTGTACTCTACCATCAAAATCATCTTGAACCAGCCGTAAAATTATTCCGCCAAGCTCTCAGCCTGGCCGCCTCTCTCAACTGTGAACCAGGAGCATGGGTAGCCACACGGGCGAACTTGGGCCATGCTCTGCGTCGCATTGGACGCTTTACAGAGGCACTAGTTGAGTTTGATGAATGTCTTCGTATCGGTGCTGCAGGTGCTAGCTTCGGGTATACCCCATTCTTaggaggaagtggaggcAATGCTTCTGGTGCGGCGTCGTCCGGTGTTGGAGGCTACGAGGACCGCGGCTTGATTGGCTCACTCCATACAGCTCGTGGCCTTGTTCTACTCGAACTAAGCCGGACGGTGGAGGCTGTCACCGCTCTCCACGAAGCGGTTCGTGTCTTGGGGGCTAGTGGAGGTGGAGACGCTGCTGCTGGTGCCGGTGTTGCGGGAACACTACTCTCTCGAGCCCTGGAGATCTGGGCCCTGGAGGGTAACGAGGCTGAGCCGATGCTGTCCGAAGAAGTCTCACGAGCAGGAAGCGGCAGCCGAAGTTCTAACCGGTCGTCGCGTGACAAAGGAAAGGGCAAAGTTGCCAGGCGACGCGCTATTCCAGAAGAGCCGTATTCTGAAGAGTGGACGGATGAGGTTGCACAGGTCGATTCTCACAACTTGAGAGGCGGCTCTGAGACACTGGAGGACAAGGTGGAGATGGAATTGGACGATGAGGCCGATGGACTTCTGCGCCAAGCGATGAGCCGCGTCCGAGGTGGTCGAAGCAGACGACGACCTATGTTAAGTCCCGAGGTGGAGGCTAGTGATACGCCTGAACCTGCTGCGGGTCGTCGGCGAGGGTCGAGAACGTTGAGAACTAACGCTAGACAATGA
- a CDS encoding CWC16 protein, protein MSERKVLSKYYPPDFDPSAITRTKNKQTGPKVITVRLMAPFSMKCTQCGEFIYKGRKFNARKETTEEKYFSIPIYRFYIRCTRCSGEITFKTDPKNMDYTAEKGAKRNFEPWRDPKNETYNETEEQLLDRLEKEENEEHERAERDKMAELEEKMLDSKREMAIADALDEIRTRNARIERNEALGDETALAHVREEVDEDKLKAEREIEEAARRAFTTETGEKVKRLVEEDFSNGATPDPKPSDAPPSFARVKKAKKPLPNSLGIKKKAKPSLV, encoded by the exons ATGTCTGAGAGAAAGGTCCTTTCGAAG TACTACCCACCAGACTTCGATCCGAGCGCAATCACCCGTACGAAAAACAAACAGACAGGCCCCAAGGTGATCACGGTTCGACTTATGGCCCCGTTTTCG ATGAAATGCACTCAATGTGGAGAATTCATTTATAAGGGTAGAAAATTCAACGCGCGCAAAGAAACGACAGAAGAGAAATATTTCTCTATCCCCATTTATCGCTTCTATATTCGGTGCACGAGATGTAGTGGCGAGATTACATTCAAGACGGACCCGAAGAACATGGATTACACGGCGGAGAAGGGCGCGAAGCGGAATTTCGAGCCATGGCGGGATCCGAAGAACGAGACGTATAACGAGACAGAGGAGCAGTTGCTGGATCGGctagagaaggaggagaacgAGGAGCACGAGCGCGCGGAGAGGGATAAGATGgctgagctggaggagaagatgttggacTCGAAGAGGGAGATGGCGATTGCGGATGCGCTGGATGAGATTCGGACGAGGAATGCTAGGATAGAGAGGAATGAGGCGCTGGGAGATGAGACGGCGCTTGCGCATGTACGGGAGGAAGTCGACGAAGATAAGTTGAAGGCTGAGAGGGAGATCGAGGAGGCTGCGCGTAGGGCATTCACCACGGAAACCggggagaaggtgaagaggcTTGTTGAGGAGGATTTTTCAAATGGCGCTACGCCAGACCCCAAGCCGAGCGACGCGCCACCTTCATTCGCACGGGTcaagaaagcgaagaagccATTGCCGAATAGTTTGGGCATtaagaagaaggcaaagcCATCGCTGGTGTAA
- a CDS encoding phosphatase 2A regulatory B subunit-domain-containing protein — MPGDLAPPRKSHVFDRLQTTPKDMSEGIRTPKRQHSSRFDISDQRQRELEKLPGFHEVPPNRRQDLFMQKIDQCNIIFDFNDPTADMKSKEIKRLALHELLDYVANNRSVITEPMYPRVVEMFAKNLFRPIPPPVTPQGEAFDPEEDEPVLEVAWPHIQVVYEFFLRFIESQDFNTNIAKAYIDHHFVLQLLELFDSEDPRERDFLKTTLHRIYGKFLNLRSYIRRSINNVFFQFTYETERFNGIAELLEILGSIINGFALPLKEEHKLFLTRVLLPLHKAKGLSMYHPQLAYCIVQFLEKDSSLTEEVVLGLLRYWPKVNSTKEVMYLNEVEDIFEVMDPAEFAKVQVPLFQQLAKSVASPHFQVAERALYFWNNEYFCNLVSDNVETILPIMFPPLYENSKGHWNRTIHSMVYNAMKMFMEINPQLFDECSHEYNERQNSAEQRERARKERWEKLAEQAKDRQNGVPAPPPPADIPVYVDEVDTITEDSQNRLQSLKLDDSGSVKERRSSTRRRRDTLDDTRRRRSGSGSEIRPRDRRRSIGSSAVQILTRSNSTK; from the exons ATGCCGGGCGACCTGGCCCCTCCCAGAAAGTCCCATGTCTTCGACCGCCTCCAGACAACGCCCAAAGATATGTCCGAAGGGATCCGGACTCCCAAACGTCAGCATTCGTCGCGCTTTGATATCTCGGATCAACGCCAAAGAGAGTTGGAGAAGTTGCCGGGATTCCATGAAGTGCCACCCAATCGGCGTCAGGACCTGTTCATGCAGAAAATTGATCAATGCAACATCATCTTCGATTTTAACGACCCGACTGCCGACATGAAGtccaaggagatcaagagGCTGGCGCTCCACGAACTCTTGGATTATGTCGCAAATAACCGTTCGGTGATCACGGAACCCATGTATCCCCGAGTCGTCGAGATGTTCGCTAAGAACCTCTTTCGACCTATCCCGCCGCCCGTAACACCCCAAGGGGAGGCCTTTGACCCAGAAGAGGATGAACCTGTGTTGGAAGTGGCCTGGCCCCATATCCAGGTGGTGTATGAGTTCTTCTTACGGTTCATTGAGAGTCAGGATTTCAACACGAATATCGCCAAGGCTTATATCGACCATCACTTTGTATTACAG TTACTGGAGTTGTTTGACTCTGAAGACCCTCGGGAACGGGATTTCCTGAAAACTACCTTGCATCGCATTTATGGAAAATTTCTGAACCTGCGGTCTTATATTCGCCGCTCCATCAATAACGTGTTCTTCCAATTCACTTACGAGACGGAGCGATTCAACGGAATTGCGGAGCTGCTTGAAATTCTCGGATCTATCATCAACGGATTTGCGCTCCCGCTCAAGGAGGAACACAAACTCTTCCTGACGAGGGTTTTGCTACCTTTGCACAAAGCTAAAGGTCTTAGCATGTATCACCCACAGCTGGCATATTGTATTGTACAGTTCCTTGAGAAGGACTCGTCGTTGACGGAAGAG GTTGTTCTCGGCTTACTACGCTATTGGCCGAAGGTCAACAGCACGAAGGAAGTAATGTATTTGAACGAGGTAGAGGATATCTTCGAGGTTATGGACCCAGCGGAATTTGCCAAGGTCCAGGTGCCCTTGTTCCAACAACTGGCCAAATCAGTTGCAAGCCCCCATTTTCAG GTGGCGGAACGTGCTCTCTACTTCTGGAACAATGAATACTTTTGCAACTTGGTCAGCGATAATGTCGAGACTATCCTACCGATCATGTTCCCGCCGCTGTACGAGAATTCCAAAGGACACTGGAATCG AACCATCCACAGCATGGTGTATAACGCCATGAAGATGTTCATGGAAATCAACCCGCAGCTTTTCGATGAATGCTCGCATGAGTATAACGAGCGTCAGAACAGTGCCGAGCAGCGTGAAAGAGCCCGAAAGGAGAGATGGGAAAAGCTGGCGGAGCAGGCCAAAGACCGGCAGAACGGTGTCCCTGCACCACCCCCACCAGCGGACATCCCTGTTTATGTAGACGAGGTTGATACCATCACTGAAGATAGTCAGAATCGTCTCCAATCTTTGAAGTTGGATGACTCGGGCTCAGTGAAGGAACGCCGGAGTTCAACG AGACGGCGCCGCGACACCCTTGATGATACTCGGAGGCGACGGAGTGGCAGCGGCAGTGAGATCCGACCGCGCGACCGCAGACGGTCGATCGGGTCAAGTGCCGTACAGATCTTAACACGAAGCAACTCTACCAAGTGA
- a CDS encoding RNA polymerase III transcription factor IIIC subunit-domain-containing protein, which produces MSEQHGSRTAPSYPIPSRRIVTVEHPAIIKNVDKAIDTLRGNTGISKILNPPKADSPANLYLRPEDPMSRPIQSTSLPSNNILLKVTVPRRTGRKRKRGSDEPFTGVPVSTLGPEFQPRRSARELLRSLSDNVGRYQIEPVGLVSRTHGCRTLLSRVLVVHSPIGFGSRFCLLTVCFVPFFGSSGMETNNIADEKMKQFNLDMAKGMSSNVDIIPPPSFSQGDIPFTYAYRQNQAVRQSIDSSGNITTVNTQKSTKVLTHLVSYDVPEVPSKPNENTPPLETQDATLRETVAIIRDLFDKRPAWTRRGLRNHLSTIEQRYALRLAIPYVGYIMRSGPWRDAIIKFGHDPRTSPDYRPYQTVMFRILPKEADVARDGYAGRRHAVPRLNEPVTDPSTDLRSNTHIFTGQLPLPLDGRMWMFCDITDPLLRSIVFPAEEAPGFIRETCDTISDGWYGSGTLAKLKLIMRHKILGLIEERIPDDQDFARILSFPDYATPENVNTAFTLDASVVSTKELTMATEIRAMIKGTPSWRESTNQGQEQDATGKRGKSATGRRVQWRDATGEEESEGEEEAIEKQEILEAAVEEVMEAATTGVDEDGNDDTGESDGGEEIEESRPRRKSGSRR; this is translated from the exons ATGTCCGAACAACATGGGTCCCGGACAGCCCCATCCTATCCCATCCCATCTCGTCGCATCGTCACTGTCGAGCATCCGGCGATTATCAAGAATGTCGATAAAGCCATCGACACACTCCGGGGTAACACGGGGATCTCCAAG ATCCTAAACCCCCCAAAAGCCGATTCCCCGGCTAATCTCTACCTCCGACCAGAGGATCCAATGTCAAGACCTATCCAATCAACCAGCTTGCCATCCAACAACATCCTCCTGAAGGTGACCGTGCCTAGACGGACCGGTCGTAAGCGTAAGCGAGGATCAGATGAGCCGTTCACGGGTGTCCCTGTCTCGACACTTGGCCCTGAGTTTCAGCCTCGTCGCAGTGCAAGGGAGCTCCTGCGGAGCTTGAGCGATAATGTGGGCAGATATCAGATTGAGCCGGTCGGTCTGGTGAGCCGTACGCAT GGATGCCGGACTTTGCTTTCTCGAGTACTGGTAGTTCATTCTCCAATCGGTTTCGGGAGCAGATTCTGCCTTTTGACTGTTTGTTTTGTCCCATTTTTTGGGTCTAGCGGTATGGAGACTAATAACATCGCAGatgagaagatgaagcaATTCAATCTAGATATGGCCAAAGGCATGTCATCAAATGTCGATATCATCCCACCTCCATCTTTCAGCCAGGGAGATATCCCATTCACCTACGC TTACCGCCAAAACCAAGCAGTCCGCCAATCGATCGACTCATCAGGCAACATAACAACAGTCAACACCCAAAAATCCACAAAAGTCCTAACACACCTAGTCTCCTACGACGTCCCGGAAGTACCCAGCAAACCAAACGAAAACACGCCACCACTAGAAACCCAAGACGCCACCCTCCGAGAAACAGTCGCCATCATCCGAGACCTCTTCGACAAGCGCCCAGCCTGGACCCGTCGTGGACTCCGCAACCACCTCAGCACAATCGAACAGCGATACGCCCTCCGACTCGCAATCCCCTACGTAGGCTACATCATGCGGTCCGGGCCCTGGCGCGACGCAATCATCAAATTCGGGCACGACCCGCGCACATCCCCAGACTACCGCCCCTACCAAACCGTCATGTTCCGGATCCTGCCTAAGGAAGCGGACGTCGCGCGCGACGGCTACGCGGGACGTCGTCACGCCGTGCCCCGACTCAACGAACCGGTCACAGATCCCTCTACCGATCTGAGATCAAATACGCATATCTTCACAGGCcagctgccgctgccgctcGACGGCCGGATGTGGATGTTCTGCGATATCACTGACCCTCTGCTAAGGAGTATCGTGTTTCCGGCGGAGGAGGCACCCGGGTTTATTCGCGAGACATGCGATACAATCAGCGATGGGTGGTATGGGAGTGGGACGCTCGCGAAACTGAAACTGATCATGCGTCATAAGATCCTCGGGCTCATTGAGGAGAGGATCCCCGATGATCAGGATTTTGCGCGGATTTTGAGTTTCCCAGATTATGCGACGCCGGAGAATGTGAATACGGCGTTCACGCTGGATGCTAGCGTTGTGTCGACTAAGGAGTTGACTATGGCGACGGAGATTAGGGCGATGATTAAGGGAACGCCATCGTGGAGGGAGTCGACGAACCAGGGACAGGAGCAGGATGCGACAGGGAAGCGTGGGAAGAGTGCTACGGGTCGGCGAGTGCAGTGGCGGGATGCAACGGGCGAGGAGGAGAGTGAgggcgaagaggaggctATTGAGAAGCAGGAGATTTTGGAAGCAGCTGTGGAGGAGGTTATGGAAGCTGCTACAACTGGTGTGGATGAAGACGGAAATGACGATACGGGAGAATCAGACGGGGgagaggagatcgaggaaTCGAGACCTCGGCGCAAGTCAGGAAGTCGGCGGTGA
- a CDS encoding ribokinase, which translates to MAPTIRVVGSLNADMVSVTPRFPEAGETITSSSYFISAGGKGANQAVACGRLSRARSASSTSSGKGSVKVEMVGAVGGLDGHFDALLKPTLEKSGVDTSRVKIVEDAYTGVAVIIVDSSAGGENRILFSPGANYQGMQPEPSVLGMAMAAPVPDVIVMQGEIPVDSVIGILREIGAWKTKNRAEGKRGIEAGPDVMFNPAPAPPGGLPEDVYAAVDHFIMNETEAELMTPPAEQLLKVVPDAEGLSGNDKVARYFHQLGVTYILITLGSKGVWYSATDAGTSGPADGVNRFTNQIPAAKVSRVLDTTAAGDTFVGAYAVGVARWREQRRADGKAGQDLTSEEKPVRYQKVMDDAMGLATQASARCVERQGAMDSIPWEDEI; encoded by the coding sequence ATGGCTCCTACAATTCGCGTCGTCGGCTCTCTCAATGCCGACATGGTATCGGTGACACCTCGCTTCCCTGAAGCCGGTGAGACGATCACCTCCTCATCATACTTTATTAGCGCTGGAGGCAAGGGCGCGAACCAGGCGGTTGCCTGCGGGCGGCTGTCTCGTGCACGATCAGCCTCATCTACGTCTTCGGGCAAGGGTTCCGTGAAAGTGGAGATGGTTGGCGCTGTCGGTGGATTGGACGGTCACTTCGATGCATTACTAAAGCCCACTCTCGAGAAATCCGGTGTCGATACGTCGCGGGTCAAGATCGTCGAAGATGCATATACGGGAGTGGCGGTGATCATTGTGGACTCGTCGGCCGGCGGAGAGAACCGCATTCTGTTCTCACCTGGAGCGAATTATCAAGGGATGCAGCCTGAGCCGTCGGTGTTGGGAATGGCAATGGCAGCCCCAGTACCGGATGTGATTGTGATGCAGGGAGAGATCCCTGTTGACAGTGTCATCGGGATACTCCGAGAAATTGGGGCTTGGAAGACCAAGAACCGGGCGGAGGGTAAGAGAGGTATTGAGGCCGGTCCTGATGTCATGTTTAACCCTGCGCCTGCTCCACCGGGAGGATTGCCGGAGGATGTGTACGCGGCGGTGGACCACTTTATCATGAACGAGACAGAGGCCGAATTGATGACTCCACCGGCGGAGCAGCTGCTCAAGGTGGTTCCCGATGCGGAGGGACTGAGCGGTAACGACAAGGTGGCTCGGTATTTCCATCAGCTGGGCGTGACATACATCCTGATCACGCTGGGGTCCAAGGGTGTCTGGTACAGTGCTACTGATGCTGGGACGTCAGGGCCTGCGGACGGAGTCAATCGCTTTACCAATCAGATTCCCGCCGCTAAAGTCAGCCGAGTGCTGGATACCACTGCGGCGGGAGATACCTTCGTCGGGGCATACGCGGTCGGGGTGGCGCGGTGGCGCGAACAACGGCGTGCGGACGGCAAGGCTGGACAAGATCTAACAAGCGAGGAGAAGCCTGTTCGATATCAGAAGGTCATGGATGACGCCATGGGATTGGCGACACAGGCCTCAGCACGCTGCGTGGAGCGACAAGGAGCCATGGACAGCATTCCATGGGAGGACGAGATCTAA